One genomic region from Anopheles bellator chromosome 2, idAnoBellAS_SP24_06.2, whole genome shotgun sequence encodes:
- the LOC131208891 gene encoding uncharacterized protein LOC131208891, whose protein sequence is MAPFRQQDRCKQQRRHDQSVYVQQLFKDFLTRNNGPRPATVAPSNKQSGFCNPEIRPRKQPGIFGRAVYARFERDGNGGDTYLRREANVSIKTGLMKWIDQQRHHQEQQHPKKSLRKTVRFDDYLNLPGNFFSGADQITLPSEVCDKTVNVSTNFMPRSTSTPFDRMNSFGVSGMLSDPDEFQSTQAHCKLPQSVPGEWEQLLSGVKIVLTAIPKEQNFLQRCAQELKAVPIDQHSMHNSNETVCRPTEVVSRSTSQKTKLGDFIPPKAKSQSQASNRNLHSQHKQAFCEKAAHGNVIYCPPRNDTFIIEDGSPRADVMPMVSFLESPFRRTQPCASPEQDLLLTASPPSPSASVEHRRSLLIERSFVFDQTRADDTLMEKLDALLEGEENPTKDICLLNFDCDLVSQQDEKASIETSFPNHVPASQRNELNQSLNLPETSLRLSPDLTIETFSEFNEILF, encoded by the exons ATGGCACCCTTTCGTCAACAGGACCGTTGTAAGCAACAACGGCGCCACGATCAAAGTGTCTACGTACAGCAGTTGTTTAAGGATTTTCTTACTCGAAACAATGGACCTCGTCCCGCAACAGTTGCTCCCAGTAATAAGCAGAGCGGTTTCTGTAATCCGGAAATACGGCCGCGTAAGCAACCTGGCATTTTCGGTCGTGCCGTTTATGCACGTTTCGAGCGAGACGGAAACGGCGGGGACACATATCTACGCCGCGAAGCAAATGTTAGCATCAAAACGGGTCTAATGAAATGGATCGATCAACAGCGGCACCATCAGGAGCAACAACATCCGAAAAAAAGTTTACGAAAAACAGTGCGCTTCGACGATTATCTCAACTTGCCTGGTAATTTTTTCTCCGGAGCTGACCAGATAACGCTCCCCTCGGAAGTGTGCGATAAAACGGTAAATGTGTCAACCAACTTCATGCCACGTTCTACTTCCACACCGTTCGATCGGATGAATTCGTTCGGTGTTTCCGGCATGCTGTCTGATCCAGACGAATTTCAATCGACACAAGCACACTGTAAACTGCCACAATCTGTGCCTGGTGAGTGGGAACAACTTCTAAGCGGCGTCAAAATAGTTTTGACCGCCATACCAAAGGAGCAAAATTTTCTACAACGTTGCGCTCAAGAATTGAAAGCTGTTCCAATCGATCAACACAGTATGCATAATTCGAATGAAACGGTCTGTCGTCCTACAGAAGTAGTTAGTCGTTCGACAAGCCAAAAAACTAAACTTGGTGATTTTATTCCGCCAAAGGCAAAAAGTCAATCACAAGCCAGCAACCGAAATTTACACTCGCAACATAAGCAAGCATTTTGCGAAAAAGCAGCCCAtggaaatgtaatttattgtCCTCCTCGAAATGATACCTTCATTATCGAGGACGGTTCACCTAGAGCAGACGTGATGCCAATGGTTTCGTTTCTAGAATCACCTTTCCGTCGAACACAGCCTTGTGCATCACCGGAGCAGGATCTGTTGCTG ACTGCATCTCCGCCTTCCCCGTCGGCGTCTGTTGAACACCGGAGAAGTTTGTTAATAGAACGGTCGTTTGTCTTCGATCAAACTCGAGCGGATGATACACTGATGGAGAAGCTGGATGCATTGcttgaaggcgaagaaaacccAACGAAGGATATCTGTTTACTAAATTTCGATTGCGATCTAGTTTCGCAGCAAGATGAAAAAGCGTCAATTGAAACTTCTTTTCCAAATCACGTGCCGGcatcgcaacgcaacgaatTGAATCAATCACTGAATTTACCGGAAACTTCGTTACGCTTATCACCAGATCTAACGATTGAAACCTTTTCGGAATTCAATGAGATACTGTTTTGA
- the LOC131206884 gene encoding neuropeptide F-like — MAHNNLTHRLLVALMICTLIVDLSILTAARPQDNDAASVAAAIRYLQELETKHAQHARPRLVRSDLSANINGFHSGLDKIIGYFILEAIDRAHSTDARPRFGKRGGYLNPLVFGQDEQERNFYRLIGRIQHFPDEQLSHNA; from the exons ATGGCACACAATAACTTAACACACCGTCTGCTCGTGGCGCTAATGATCTGCACATTGATCGTCGATCTCAGCATACTAACGGCGGCCCGGCCACAAGACAACGACGCGGCGTCTGTAGCCGCCGCCATTAGGTACCTGCAGGAACTCGAAACCAAGCATGCCCAACACGCCAGACCAAG GTTGGTACGAAGTGATCTTTCTGCTAATATTAATGGTTTCCACTCGGGGCTTGACAAAATTATTGGATATTTCATCCTAGAAGCTATCGATAGAGCTCACTCGACTGACGCTAGACCCAG ATTTGGTAAACGCGGCGGTTACCTCAATCCGCTGGTGTTTGGACAAGACGAGCAAGAG CGGAACTTTTACAGGCTGATTGGCAGGATCCAACATTTTCCAGATGAACAACTTTCGCATAATGCTTAG
- the LOC131206883 gene encoding synaptic vesicle glycoprotein 2B yields the protein MYVEKSRAMVFTVDGEKPATKGAVNGSEPKQYSFDEVIDIIGFGRTTLQVFVASSIVMMAVLNETMGISIVIPAAQCDLNLSSTDKGILTGVSFGGIIVSSHFWGYIADTKGRRSTLIVSLLLTATCALVSSFSINFTMMAVMRFLVGIFISAPSATIFAYLGEFFKTENRTMVITYASVAVGLSGVFTATTGWYVLSFDWSLTLPNINFVMHPWRLLFIVYTLPTLAGACWLIVLPESPKFYLSRGRQSEAFVVLLRLYLENHPKATAQDFDVKHIIPEAGQKSRNTLSGSTGGFWQIVKSVYNQTVPLFKRPNLGNFVICCVVQFGLFVVSAGMGLWFPDIVNRITTSNATDVTVCEALGSSSSYTNATESYEEFPSRDACNNTVNERVFIYAIALGGLYTILYLVMSTLMQIVGRKCVVGFNLFFSGFSGIVLQFVGNPYAMVSLFCSFLVFAGTSISILNGATVSMFPTNVRAMAVCLSLMMGRLGSVFGSNLVGLIMEQNCTLTFYLFASGSIICAVLTLILPS from the exons ATGTATGTCGAAAAAAGTCGTGCAATGGTTTTCACAGTTGATGGTGAAAAACCTGCTACAAAAGGTGCAGTCAACGGTTCTGAGCCAAAACAATACTCCTTCGATGAGGTGATCGACATTATTG GGTTCGGTAGAACGACTCTGCAAGTCTTTGTGGCATCATCTATAGTCATGATGGCAGTATTGAACGAAACAATGGGCATTTCGATCGTGATCCCAGCAGCCCAGTGTGATCTCAATCTCTCATCAACCGACAAAGGCATCTTAACTGGGGTGAGTTTTGGAG GTATCATCGTGTCGTCACACTTCTGGGGTTATATAGCAGACACGAAAGGTCGCCGGAGCACACTCATCGTTTCATTATTGTTGACCGCCACCTGTGCGCTAGTGTCGagtttttccatcaattttaCCATGATGGCGGTTATGCGTTTCCTGGTCGGAATATT TATTTCAGCTCCATCGGCGACCATTTTCGCTTACCTGGGAGAGTTCTTCAAAACTGAAAACCGAACCATGGTAATCACCTACGCCAGCGTGGCCGTGGGACTATCAGGTGTCTTCACTGCAA CAACCGGGTGGTACGTACTTTCGTTTGACTGGTCACTAACGTTACCCAACATAAACTTTGTTATGCACCCTTGGCGGCTTCTGTTCATCGTCTACACACTGCCCACTCTGGCCGGAGCTTGTTGGCTGATAGTACTGCCCGAAAGTCCAAAATTTTATCTGTCCCGTGGCCGTCAGTCCGAGGCATTCGTCGTTCTTCTGCGTCTCTATCTAGAAAATCATCCGAAAGCGACTGCGCAAGACTTCGATGTGAAACATATTATTCCTGAAGCGGGCCAGAAGAGTCGAAACACACTATCCGGATCCACAGGTGGTTTCTGGCAGATTGTTAAGAGTGTTTACAATCAGACAGTTCCTCTGTTCAAACGGCCCAACTTGGGCAACTTCGTCATTTGCTGCGTGGTCCAATTCGGACTATTTGTTGT ATCCGCCGGCATGGGGCTTTGGTTCCCGGACATAGTAAATCGAATAACCACGTCAAACGCCACGGATGTAACGGTATGTGAGGCGTTAGGATCTAGTTCGTCTTACACGAACGCAACTGAAAGTTACGAAGAGTTCCCTAGCAGAGACGCCTGTAACAACACCGTTAACGAAAGGGTTTTCATATATGCGATAGCACTGGGCGGACTGTACACGATATTATATCTCGTTATGTCGACATTAATGCAAATCGTTGGTCGCAAGTGTGTGGTCGGGTtcaatctgtttttttccggattttccgGGATAGTTTTGCAGTTCGTGGGCAATCCATACGCCATGGTTTCCCTGTTCTGCTCGTTCCTTGTATTCGCCGGAACATCGATTTCGATTCTAAACGGTGCTACTGTGTCGATGTTTCCGACCAACGTACGAGCTATGGCCGTCTGCCTGAGCCTTATGATGGGTCGTTTGGGCAGTGTTTTCGGAAGCAACCTGGTGGGGCTTATTATGGAGCAAAACTGTACTCTCACTTTCTATCTCTTTGCAAGCGGGTCCATCATTTGCGCAGTCTTGACACTGATTCTGCCCAGCTAA